A segment of the Bactrocera neohumeralis isolate Rockhampton chromosome 3, APGP_CSIRO_Bneo_wtdbg2-racon-allhic-juicebox.fasta_v2, whole genome shotgun sequence genome:
ATTGCCTCAATATCGTCTGGCACGTCTGGCGCTGGTTTGAGTAGCAGTAGTGCTGCAAGTGCAGCGGTACCGGTGTCAACATTAGTGAATGCAGCCAATACAGCAGCGCCTCCACCTACGCCTCAGTCACATGTGGAGTTATGTGACTGCAAAACGGATCCGGACGCTATGTTCCTCATGAGTTTGCTGCCTGATATTCAAAAATTGAATGGGCGAGATCGTGGTAAAATTAAGATTGCCTTTCAAAACATACTGCAGGATTACTTGTATCCCGATTAGGAGTAAGCATTCTAGAGGAGCTACCAATAAACCGTGATTTTACTTTCTGTGGTTGAATTTGTCGAAAGGTGTGTTGCTGTTAACAACAATATCACCCCCATCTTTTTTTGTTACTcataatgttttgtttttattgcagatAAGTGATTTCGAGTGTTAAGCAAACtaattttggtgaaaaatattgctgacatcgaaaagcagatgaaacttCTATCCATAATAAAGCTTTTAAGtggattgctgttgttgccgttaATGTAAGTTCTAAGCTTATTATTATTGAACAGCATAGATACTGAGTCACAGCGATTAGTATGTAAGACATAGAGGTACAGACcaaataataacatttaatgTATGTAGGGTACATAATTCACCTTCAAGCATATATAgatttaatacttttaatattAGTTATAGAATATTCACAAATGTGATgcttgatttaattttaatacatatgaaAACCCTGCAGTAACTATTTGGGCAATTCACAAGTTCAAGAaaagtataaacatatattttcaaaacaactatttaaaaaaagaaatatttttatcaaacgaaaaagaaatatttcaaaaaacaaaaatattttcaaattaaaaaaaatatttcaaacaaaaaaaaaattcaaaagaattgtACATATTCAATATGAATAATTTGTTAAGGTTAACGAAAAATAGCTTAGAGATGACACCATATTACTAGTATAGTTATTTCCTAACATCAGCGATTTTGTGAATTGCCTTAATGAGAGAATAGCTGAAATCGAACATTTAGATCTTTTTTGCCAATTGctgttataattattattttttactttaaatttacatattttaattttatttgactaTATTTTACTACATTGGATTATTTGATTTGATGTTTTAGCTTATTTAACAAAGCCACTGTTTGTTCTTGAACTCTACTTAGGctaatataaactaaaaatttcatgCACTCCGGCTATCAGCTTCTTGACAAGCATTACTTCTCTAAATATTTCAAGTCAACAttatttgttatgtttttcTCAAAAGAGGATAGCGTCCTACTTTAATAGCGTTCAGCAATAACATGAAATTCTATTGTTGTAACACGTAAGGTCATTCCCACAAAAGCTAGTTCTACGTTATGGGAATTGAGCCGTATTTTATCCGGTCAATAGCTGttatttcggcgatctaaccctgTTTGGATAGGTAAATTTTAGGTTAGATGGGTTATCCATGCCTGAATGAAAAAGAAGCGACAAATCCGTAATAAATCCGCGATTATTCGAAAGCAATACCTGATTAATAtcacttttgatatttttatatggaaCAAACCTTCCCCTTCTCTTTGAGCTTGTTCTATGAAAAGACTAATTTTACCAActtttctgtccgaaaaatagCAAAGAGcaatttccggacagccaagctcctccagccgttgcaccaaccgatcccagcttaggtaatcaGACGCCCCcttaaagtcaacaaatatgccaaggatatatttgttgacattttccCTAACAGTATTCTGTACATACATCCAAGCATCCTCTACACTGCGTCCTTCcctgaacccaaactgcctatccgaccacatactcctcgttagctcctgaagccgttccaccattactctttccagcacttttccaagtactggaagtagactgatgccccgataagaacgaggatcgctcctgatcttatcaggggacttcaggagaggaacaaccctagTTTTTTTCCGCTCACATGGAAAATATCTCTCCCAAACGCACTTATCATAAATAGCCTCCAGGTATTCAGGAATGAACTTCCACAAGCTTTTGcacatctctccgttcaaaccatcaaaactaggagaccgtttagacctaactaggccaaaggcgtaccccaactccccatcatctaatggagggacgGGTACCTCCGGTGCTTTAGGTACCTGCACCTCGGACCTGggaaagaacgcacctaacagaacccccgcacactctctccacgacgataACAGAGCGTCATCGACGCGAAGAGAGGTTATTGGTATATTGATTAGtcccttttttataatttctttaatttcttctgTATTTAATGCAGCTGAGTAAAAGTTTCCATTTTTTGCAAAGTTAATTGTTGTGGTTAAGTCTAATAATTCTTTATGAGTTTCTTCGAGAAGaagttttgattttaaagttttcGGATTAAATTTACCTATTAGTTTCTCAAAGTTTGAATTTATCGTTCTTTGCTGGTTATTGTTTTCTATAATATCATTTAGTGCTGTTTTTATTTCTACTAGATCGTCATGATCTGGTACTCCTGTGATAAATTTTAATGCTGAACCTAGGAAATCTATACTTCTGGTTCTTCGTTTTTGTAACAACTggctttttaatatttctatccTATTGATTAGGATATCCTCCGTAGGATCTCTTTGTGTTGCTTCGAGCATTCTGTCACCAGACAGATTAGAATGACCGCTGGGCGTCTTCTTTATTTGAACGTCAAAATACAACTGAACTTACATAAAAGGAAAACATAAGCAATCGTAGTTTACAGCACATTGTATGTTAAAtgagagaataaataaagagataCATATATGAGAGAATTATAATACTAAGACTAAAATCTAAGAGTGACAATTCCTTTAATTATGTAATAGGGTTGTAGGATTTTTGTAAGGTTTCTTACATGGAACAAATAGTCTTCGTTTTCAAACAGATATGAAGGATCTGTTTCTgtcagtatatattttttgtctttaatGTCCGTTATTACTAGTGCTAGGGTTGTCCCTATCATTTGTAAAACCTTCCCCGTGGTTGTTAAGATTGTTTCCTCACGATTTTCCTTGATTATATATTTAACGTAgcgttttgtatatttttcgcGACGGCTTGATTTCTCGTAAATTATTTGTCCTGgaatatatgttttatttaatcgttttttattatgatattttaacattgcttcttgttttatttcaattttatccTTTATTTCAGGATACTTACTTCGTTCAAAGAAAACTTCCACCGGTTCCTTGTCCGTTACTGAATGTATCGTCCTGTTATATTCTTTTATAGCCTTAAATAATTGCTCTTATGCAGTTGTGCCTGTGTCAGCTGCTAAGGCTCTAGATATTTCAAGTATTGTACTGTGCAAACGTTCAACTTGAGCGATCAGTAGAAAAATAatgaacttaaacttaaaaattcaattttttaatggaGATCAGTCCAAAAATAAtgcaactaaaatataaatttatcaaaattaattcTTCTGGTGGGAATATTTAGGAAAACATTCTACACATACGGGCATGTGCTGCAATTCGTTTTCGCATGAAATTGTCAGCGAAATCGTGCTGACATGTGCTGAATTTCACTGATCCGTTTTCGTTTTCGAACATCAAATCGCAACGATTTGACATGTGCCAGAAATCGAAACCGccatttgttttccattttgaaATCGTGAAGCTGCGGGCACGcgaatttatttatactttgaaAACTGGATAAAAGAGACTGTTTTATATtggataaattgaaaataaaagcatCATGACTTGATTCGGGGTGGCACGCACAGCTGTTATACTCATTTTATAGTCACATACCTGCAAAAgcgttaatattaattttgtatatacaatagTATGAAAGCCATATTATTTAACTTACTATCATAGCATTGACGCTAAAACAACCTTtcctatttaaatataaatgctCATTGTCGCAAGGTTTTAGTAATTTGATGTGAGTCTCGTCGATGCAGCCAATAACGCCAGGTATAgcaaatttgttgtaaaaatgtaaattggACTGACGAACTTCATAATGTGTCCTTCCAAACTTTACCCACTTTGGACATTGTGTTCGCTCTAAAACGTTTAACatctcttttaaaatttttgacacCGTCGTCCTATCACATGCAATATGTGAATCCTTTCCAATAGACCGTTGGAATCCTCCTTCCGCAAGAAATCTCAACGTGGTTGCTAATTTCAACTCAACAGGTATGGACGACAGATGTATTAAAGGCTTAATATCGTTAACTACATTCCGAAAGGCTTCTTTGTTTATCCTGTAGTACGAAATAAAACTGCAAGAAGATgttgtgttttaatttttaatagaacgCCTTGCGCATGCACTTACACAGGCTCTGGAATATCCAAAGGATTGGAGTGGTCTCTTAAAAGTCGTCGCGCAACATTTTCATCACTTTTCCAGTTCATTTGATTCAATAAATAAGCAGAAAGAATGAAAACGCTCATTTTAACACAAATCTTCAactcaaaattaaacaaattttttcttttctctgaCAATCAGCTGTTTCGAACTTAACTTCGAACTTCACTGAAATCGCGTGGAATTCAGCACACCCCAAACTAATTCATGCGATTTGCAATTTCGGAAACGGAATGAAATCGCGTGATTTCCAGCACATGCCCGATAGTTGTGATTTATTGGGACATATTGGGCAGTAGGTGGTGGTCCTTTTTAAGCTCTTTCTGGCTGTTACCCTATTAGTAGATTTTTTTGACATGGCATAACATAATACGCAAGCACGCCTTATTGTTTTTCCGTTATCGTCctttcttttttcttgaaaatgttttccttttgtTATGGGTTCTGGAGACATGAAATCCAACAAAGCATTTGAAATCGCCTGCCGAAActtgtttattgaaatttgtttgtttgtagcctttttatatattataaaggcATTTACGACAGACATTCCAAGTAACAGTTCAAAAAGTttaaggtttgtttcgtcgaaaaaagatcttttttcgtgaattttttttttttaaattattgctgtagatttattttacttattattatatgaaagttcAACActtgaaggatacttaaaaaaagttttatcgaaaaatagcgaggaaaAACGGATTTATAGTCGATCTTTTCAGGCACCTCAAAAGttgttgtgcggtgaccagcctacagcatcactggatcattcgaaaccaaaaaatcaaaatgctttctttagtttaatagtttatctttcaattgacgttgagttttttttttaatttttggtaacattttcaagccaaaatgacgattttagacgaaaaaatcgacttatttgttattgtaaaattcttagaaattaaaatttttggaaaaactcgacgtcattcgagagctatatatatgtagaatatttgtacaaaatttcaaaacgatcgatgcagtagttttttctgtaggctggtcaccgactttaaaaatggcATATTtggggaaaatcgattcaagtacactcagcgcaggtagctggaagtaccgttattcaacctgctgtaacttcgttagtttttctccgaatgacctaaaactttaacacaatattcttgagatgttgatggttcagaaaaaaataaaaaaaaaaaatgaaaaaaaaaaaaaaaagttgtcaaaccttaccTTGCATTTCTGTGTGATCGTGAGTGCGTAAATTCTACTATTTTTATTCTGTCTTGTTCCGCTGTAATGTCTTTTAATATGAGTTGCGCGAATACTTTGGGATAATTGACAAATATGTGTTTAATTTGTGGTTGAATTTTGTGCCAAAGTTCTAAATCAGAGTGAAATGCTTCATAACCTTTGGTTTTAATATAGCTctgatatttttcattaaaaagtcaTGATCTTTAAAGGTGTTTAATAATACCTTCTTTGCATAAGGATAATCACTTCTAATATAACTACTTGTGGCACCAGTATCTACACTGAAAAAAACACTAGTAAAACCAAAGTATTCTGCATTTGCCACAAATACTTTTTGCATTAGAAACGTGCCCAAATACTTTGAGCATTTGTTTTAAAAGTGCGAGCACTGTTGAAGTAAATGCGTCAAGTATTTAAATTAACAGTGGAACACTTTTGATCGAAATACGGGGCACTGTTGTAGCAAATACTTATACATTTATGTTAACAGTAGAAGTATTTGAGATTAACAGTAATTGCTCTTGATTCAAATGTAATcgtatttgttttattgttgtgtttTATATAGGCAatgttttgaatatatttaagtcAACTTCCTTTGGGTCATTGTAGATGCATAGTTGATCTTGATATTCATGGATTGCTCCAGTTCCTTGGGTAACTTCCATCTGGGCAAGCCTTCTCTGGAGGTCCTGAATTATTTCGTTAAGAGCATTTGTCTCTGGTTgattaatttttgtgaatttaatttattatttcactaattttaatttatatggaaTTTATATTCCTTGTTGATTTATAGGACTATATCCTAGTTTGAATTGACTACACTTTGAAGGATTTTGTTTTGAATCCTTTTTGATGCGTAGctccacgttgggcgccaattaataTTTCCTGAttcaaattaatcaaaaaatatattttttagttctgTACTCACACGAATGTTAGTATCAGAACGTTCGTTTATTCAATATACTTAACTCACATTTCTCACTGTGTTTATTATTGGTTGAACTTTAAAAAGTCGATCTCTATTCTGCCCTTTTTTGTCCATAACATCAAccaaatgtaaattatttctaatagaaaaaaaacgttttctGGTCATATTCTCTCTGAAAaatgatattccaagcgaaggaTCGTAAAACATTTCAACACTCGGAAATTTTAAAACCCCCATCATTATATGATGTGCAAAAACAAATCGAACTTCATTGACTGAGCACTCGGTGAAATTTAATTGACCTTTCTGTTGAGCATATAAATTGGTATGATACGCAGTTCCAATGAAGAAATCATCAGTaaggtattttttaaaatatgaatatgttgTACCAATTTCAATATCTGCAGCATCTTGTGTACGTTCAAACTGAATTGCTGTCGAAGAATGTTCTATAAGATTTTTTCTCCAAGAAATAGCTTTCTTTGCTGTGAAGGTCAATGGAATTTGTATGCTTGACCTTGGCTGCTCATTATCAACTGATATACCCATTCCAGATATTTCGGCCTCAGTGATAAGCGGCAATTCCAAATCTAACACTTCATCTAAGTCTTCACCGACATCTGGAATAATTTCCCGTTCTATCACTTCAAAAGTATTTCCATCCACCTTTTCGACATCATATTCCACCATATCTTCACACTGGCACTCATTTCCATCTTCAATATCAGAACAATTTGCAAGAATTTCAAATATCTCATCATCATTTAAAGCTTTATATGccatattttctgaaaattcattataaataaccaaacttttatatacatttttttttctaatcggAAAAAAAACTTACTTTGCGGGTCAATGTCAATTATATTCGACAACAATATATTGGGAATTATACTTAGGTATACGCTAattactttttctttgttttttttttgataagaaGGATTATTTAAACACTATTGATTAACATATAATTTTGTCGAACACTTCTGATAAATTCTAAATACCTAAATTTATGTTGAAA
Coding sequences within it:
- the LOC126753396 gene encoding putative nuclease HARBI1, with translation MSVFILSAYLLNQMNWKSDENVARRLLRDHSNPLDIPEPVFISYYRINKEAFRNVVNDIKPLIHLSSIPVELKLATTLRFLAEGGFQRSIGKDSHIACDRTTVSKILKEMLNVLERTQCPKWVKFGRTHYEVRQSNLHFYNKFAIPGVIGCIDETHIKLLKPCDNEHLYLNRKGCFSVNAMIVS